The Candidatus Syntrophosphaera sp. DNA segment TATTGGACGTCAAATATGGACAGGGCTCCAGCCCCCATGCAGAAGCTGAGCAGCAAGCTTGTCAGCAGTATTGATCTTCTCATTTTTGACCTCATATAGCCATAATGTCTTTGAGGCATTTATTGTCAAGCAAAATCGCAGCCAATTTTCATATCCTGGCGGCTTTGGCCTCGAATAGCGGTCCCTAAAGGTTCGCGTCTCTACAGGCAATACATTTCATTTGACAAATCACTGCGTTTCAAATTCCCTGCGCGGCATCAAGGAGTCAAATTGAAGACGAAAATAGTGATAAAAGGCGCTTCCGAACATAATCTGAAAAACGTCGACCTGGAATTCCCCCGCAATCAGCTGATCATTTTCACCGGCGTGTCCGGCTCGGGAAAATCCTCCCTGGCTTTCGACACACTCTACGCCGAAGGCCAGCGTCGCTATGTGGAATCGCTTTCAGCCTACGCGCGCCAGTTTTTGGGGCAGATGGAAAAGCCCCGGGTGGATTACATCGAAGGGCTTTCACCGGCCATTTCCATCGAACAGAAGGCCGCCAGCAAGAATCCCCGCTCCACAGTGGGCACGGTCACTGAGATCTATGACTATCTGAGGGTCCTCTACGCCCGGGTGGGAAAGCAATTTTGCCATATATGCGGAGATCCGGTGGGCTCCCAGACCATCGACCAGATGATCGAGTACCTGATGCAAAAGCCCGGGGGGACCAAGCTGCAGATCCTGGCACCCCTGGTCCAGGAACGCAAGGGAGAGCATAAAGAGGAACTGGAAGAATTGCGCCAGGAAGGATTCGTGCGGGTGGTGATCAATGGCGTTCCGCGCAATTTGGATGAAGAGATAATCCTGGACAAGAAGAGCAAACACAGCATCGATGTGGTGATCGACCGGATCGTGATCAAGGCGGGGGTGGAATCGCGCCTGGCGGATTCACTGGAATTGGCGCTGAAGCTGGCCCAGGGCTTGGTCAAGATTGAATTCATAGATGATAAGGAGTTCCAACTCCTATCAGCCACCAATTCCTGCGCCCGCTGCAACATCGGTTTCGAAGAGCTATCCCCGCAGCATTTTTCCTTCAACAGCCCGATCGGTGCCTGTCCGCTCTGCAATGGATTGGGCTACAGGTTGGAATTCGATCCGGACCGGGTCGTGCCCGATCCCGAATTGAGCATCATGGAGGGAGCCGTCGCACCCTGGGGGCGCCTGGAGGCCAAGAAAGACAGCTGGACCCTGAACACGGTGCGCAACCTCGCCAAAGCCTATGGTTTTTCACTCACGGACCCTTGGTACAAGCTTCCGGACATCGTCAAACAGCTCATCCTTTACGGCTCCAAGGGCAAAAAGTTCAAGATCGCCTGGCAGAATGAGCGCGGCTCTGGTGAATTCATGATGCGCCACGAAGGAGTGATCCCCACCCTGCAGAGAAGGATGCATGAGACCACATCCGAGGAAATGCGGCGCTATTACATGCAGTACCTGGGCGACAAGCCCTGCCCTGAATGCGACGGCAAAAAGCTGAAACCCAGTTCGCTGTCCGTGAGGATCGGGGACAAGGACATTTCCGAACTGACCGCCTACAGCGTGAGCGAGGCCCTGGATTTCTTTTCCGGGCTCACGCTCAGCGGCAACCAGCTCATCATCGCCTCCGA contains these protein-coding regions:
- the uvrA gene encoding excinuclease ABC subunit UvrA, with protein sequence MKTKIVIKGASEHNLKNVDLEFPRNQLIIFTGVSGSGKSSLAFDTLYAEGQRRYVESLSAYARQFLGQMEKPRVDYIEGLSPAISIEQKAASKNPRSTVGTVTEIYDYLRVLYARVGKQFCHICGDPVGSQTIDQMIEYLMQKPGGTKLQILAPLVQERKGEHKEELEELRQEGFVRVVINGVPRNLDEEIILDKKSKHSIDVVIDRIVIKAGVESRLADSLELALKLAQGLVKIEFIDDKEFQLLSATNSCARCNIGFEELSPQHFSFNSPIGACPLCNGLGYRLEFDPDRVVPDPELSIMEGAVAPWGRLEAKKDSWTLNTVRNLAKAYGFSLTDPWYKLPDIVKQLILYGSKGKKFKIAWQNERGSGEFMMRHEGVIPTLQRRMHETTSEEMRRYYMQYLGDKPCPECDGKKLKPSSLSVRIGDKDISELTAYSVSEALDFFSGLTLSGNQLIIASEVLKEIKNRLGFLQSVGLHYLNLDRRSPTLSGGESQRIRLASQIGSQLVGVMYILDEPSIGLHQRDNTRLVQMLCQLRDLGNSVIVVEHDEDTIRSGDRIIDFGPRAGIHGGEIVAQGSVGEIVKNPKSLTGAYLSGRLTIPIPAQRVKADERRITIRGATHN